One region of Molothrus aeneus isolate 106 chromosome 1, BPBGC_Maene_1.0, whole genome shotgun sequence genomic DNA includes:
- the LOC136557530 gene encoding feather beta keratin-like: protein MACNNICSPCGPTPLANSCNEPCALQCQDSRVIINPSPVLVTLPGPIMTSFPQSTAVGSTSSAALGTELNAQGQPISGGFGFGLGYGLGGLGCYGRRGGYIC from the coding sequence ATGGCCTGCAACAACATCTGCAGTCCCTGCGGACCCACCCCGCTGGCCAACAGCTGCAacgagccctgtgccctgcaatgcCAGGATTCCCGCGTCATCATCaacccttcccctgtgctggtcaccctgccaggacccatcatgacctccttcccccagagcaCCGCCGTCGGATCCACCTCCtcggctgctctgggcactgagctcaatgcccagggacagcccatctCTGGTGGATTTGGCTTTGGCCTTGGCTACGGCCTGGGAGGCCTGGGCTGCTATGGCAGAAGGGGCGGCTACATCTGCTAA